In one Pseudomonas sp. SG20056 genomic region, the following are encoded:
- a CDS encoding Spy/CpxP family protein refolding chaperone: MRKTLTAVLLALTLPTLAMAMPEGGPRHGGEHGSRMFKELDLSKEQHREIRKLMGEQMKGRHEITKRYLDKLPAAEQKAMQDELQAAKDKQHSAIRALLKPEQQKAFDEHQKKMEERRAEYQAFKAWQAEQAKKN; encoded by the coding sequence ATGCGCAAGACCCTTACCGCAGTACTGCTCGCCCTGACCCTGCCGACTCTGGCCATGGCCATGCCTGAAGGCGGCCCGCGACACGGCGGCGAGCACGGCTCCCGCATGTTCAAAGAACTCGACCTGAGCAAAGAGCAGCACCGCGAAATCCGCAAGCTGATGGGCGAACAGATGAAAGGTCGCCATGAAATCACCAAACGCTACCTGGACAAGCTGCCGGCGGCAGAACAGAAAGCCATGCAGGACGAATTGCAGGCCGCCAAGGACAAACAGCACAGCGCCATCCGCGCTCTACTCAAGCCCGAGCAGCAGAAGGCCTTCGACGAGCACCAGAAGAAAATGGAAGAGCGCCGCGCCGAGTACCAGGCATTCAAAGCCTGGCAGGCCGAACAGGCGAAAAAGAACTAA
- a CDS encoding HAMP domain-containing sensor histidine kinase, which yields MRSLFWRIFASFWLAIALVAGLSMLLGRMLNQDAWLLSQHPGMDDLAEKWTQRYEKKGPRSAQALLEQRKRKFRIDVQVLDDSGQPVVQGTFPPRAAAFEARHRNEKRLPWRRLSVDYTSPHSGETYLFIYRIPNPEVAAWQRESRLWPLSALAIAMLVLTLFSLWLTLSITRPLNRLRGAVHDLGQTAYQQNSLAKLAERRDELGVLAADFNRMGERVQGLISSQRQLLRDVSHELRSPLARLRIALALTERADAAEREKYWPRLSQECDRLEALISEILALARLDAEPGAAQPIHLDELLHKLQDDARLDAPEQQIKIQLDNGLQLNGWPDMLQRAMDNLLRNALRFNPVDQPIELTASRSAEQLCLSVRDHGPGVAPELLARLGEPFFRAPGQTSSGHGLGLAIARRAAERHGGQLELSNHVQGGFIATLHLPLTPPQARP from the coding sequence GTGCGGTCACTGTTCTGGCGCATCTTTGCCAGCTTCTGGCTGGCTATTGCCCTGGTTGCAGGGTTGTCCATGCTGCTTGGACGCATGCTCAATCAGGACGCCTGGTTGCTCAGCCAACACCCCGGGATGGATGACCTCGCCGAGAAGTGGACGCAACGTTATGAGAAGAAAGGCCCACGCTCCGCCCAAGCGTTGCTTGAGCAACGTAAACGCAAGTTCCGCATTGATGTACAGGTGCTTGATGACAGCGGCCAGCCAGTGGTTCAAGGCACCTTCCCGCCTCGTGCAGCAGCCTTTGAAGCCCGCCATCGCAATGAGAAACGCCTGCCCTGGCGCCGCCTGAGTGTCGACTACACCAGCCCGCACAGCGGCGAAACCTACCTGTTTATCTACCGTATCCCGAACCCAGAAGTCGCCGCCTGGCAGCGCGAAAGCCGACTCTGGCCGCTGAGCGCACTGGCTATCGCCATGCTCGTGCTGACCCTGTTCAGCCTCTGGCTAACGCTTTCCATCACCCGCCCACTGAATCGCCTGCGCGGCGCTGTGCATGACCTGGGGCAAACCGCTTACCAGCAGAACAGCTTGGCCAAACTGGCCGAGCGGCGTGATGAGCTCGGCGTACTGGCGGCCGACTTCAACCGCATGGGCGAACGTGTACAGGGCTTGATCAGCAGTCAACGTCAGCTATTGCGCGACGTGTCCCATGAACTGCGTTCACCACTGGCGCGCCTGCGCATCGCTTTGGCGCTGACCGAGCGCGCGGATGCTGCCGAACGGGAAAAATACTGGCCGCGCCTGAGTCAGGAGTGCGACCGCCTGGAAGCGCTGATCAGTGAAATCCTCGCCCTCGCCCGCCTCGACGCCGAACCGGGCGCAGCGCAGCCGATCCACCTCGACGAACTGCTACACAAATTGCAGGACGACGCGCGCCTGGACGCGCCAGAGCAACAGATCAAGATTCAGCTGGACAACGGCCTACAGCTCAATGGCTGGCCAGACATGCTGCAACGCGCGATGGACAACCTGTTGCGCAATGCCCTGCGCTTCAACCCGGTTGATCAGCCCATCGAATTGACAGCCAGCAGAAGCGCCGAGCAACTATGCCTGAGCGTACGCGACCACGGGCCAGGGGTTGCGCCTGAGCTGCTGGCACGCCTTGGTGAGCCCTTCTTCCGCGCGCCTGGCCAGACCAGCAGTGGTCATGGCCTGGGCCTGGCCATTGCCCGCCGGGCGGCTGAGCGGCATGGCGGACAACTGGAACTGAGCAATCATGTGCAAGGTGGCTTTATCGCCACCCTGCACCTACCACTCACTCCACCGCAGGCCAGGCCCTGA
- a CDS encoding nitroreductase family protein has protein sequence MDALDALLNRVSAPRLIAPAPDAAQRELLFRAALRAPDHGQLKPWRFLTVEGEALVQLGELFASALPADASPETVTKARAMPLRAPLLVVVVARVQASPKVPAQEQVLAAGCAAHGILLAAHAQGIGAVWRTGDMAYNPQVATGLGLDADEQVIAYLYLGTPERELRAVPQVQVSDFVRAWPAVE, from the coding sequence ATGGACGCTCTTGATGCGTTGCTAAACCGTGTTTCCGCGCCGCGCCTGATTGCGCCGGCACCCGATGCTGCTCAGCGCGAGCTGTTGTTTCGTGCCGCTTTGCGCGCGCCCGATCACGGTCAGCTCAAACCCTGGCGCTTCCTGACCGTGGAAGGTGAAGCGCTGGTGCAACTGGGTGAGCTGTTTGCCAGTGCATTACCTGCCGATGCCAGCCCTGAAACCGTAACCAAAGCGCGCGCCATGCCACTGCGTGCGCCGTTGCTGGTGGTGGTGGTGGCTCGTGTGCAGGCCAGCCCGAAAGTACCAGCGCAGGAGCAAGTGCTGGCCGCTGGCTGTGCCGCCCACGGGATTCTGCTGGCTGCCCATGCGCAAGGTATTGGTGCGGTCTGGCGCACCGGTGATATGGCCTACAACCCGCAGGTCGCCACTGGCCTGGGATTGGACGCCGATGAGCAGGTAATTGCCTACCTCTACCTGGGTACGCCGGAGCGCGAGTTGCGCGCGGTGCCGCAGGTGCAGGTCAGTGATTTTGTCAGGGCCTGGCCTGCGGTGGAGTGA
- a CDS encoding YkgJ family cysteine cluster protein: MSDSNPCLSCGACCAHFRVSFFWGECQSAGGLMPDDQVVLITPHRVAMRGTESKPTRCNALLGEVGQGVRCTLYEQRSSTCREFEASWANGEHNPHCDAARSAHGLPPLMPPVLPSVSPERVA; encoded by the coding sequence ATGTCCGATAGCAATCCTTGTCTTAGCTGTGGCGCCTGCTGCGCGCATTTTCGTGTGTCTTTCTTCTGGGGTGAGTGCCAGTCTGCCGGTGGTTTGATGCCGGACGATCAGGTCGTGTTGATCACCCCGCACCGTGTTGCCATGCGTGGCACGGAAAGCAAACCCACGCGTTGTAACGCCCTACTGGGGGAAGTTGGCCAAGGGGTGCGCTGTACGCTGTATGAACAGCGCTCCAGCACCTGTCGCGAATTCGAGGCTTCGTGGGCCAATGGCGAGCACAACCCGCATTGCGATGCAGCCCGCAGCGCACACGGCTTGCCGCCGTTGATGCCGCCGGTGTTGCCGAGCGTTTCTCCCGAGCGGGTAGCCTGA
- a CDS encoding TrkH family potassium uptake protein — protein sequence MSLPTLRIIAFILGIFLITLAVSMLIPMLTLLLYSRTDDLNAFLWSSLVTAAAGIAMVIPGRPKDAQLRPRDMYLLTTGSWLVVCIFAALPMVLIHHISYTDAFFETMSGVTTTGSTVLAGLDHASPGLLIWRSMLQWLGGIGFIGMAVAILPLLRVGGMRLFQTESSDWGEKVMPRSHMAAKYILFIYLSLTLIGFLGFWLAGMTPFDAINHAMTSISTGGYSTSDSSLANWSQPAVHWVAVVLMIFGGLPFTLYVATLRGNRKALFKDHQVRGFLGFLLATWLVFGTWLWLHSDNSWLDAFRIVAVNVTSVVTTTGFALGDYTTWGSFAVLLFFYLTFVGGCSGSTSGGLKIFRFQVAYVLLRANLQQLVHPRAVIKQQYNNHNLDEEIVRSLITFSFFFTITIGVIALGLTLLGLDWVTALTGAATAVCNVGPGLGPIIGPAGNFSSLPDAAKWLLTIGMLLGRLEILTVLVLVTRAFWRH from the coding sequence ATGTCATTGCCGACACTGCGCATCATTGCTTTTATTCTCGGCATCTTCCTGATCACTCTGGCCGTCAGCATGCTGATCCCCATGCTGACGCTGCTGCTGTACTCACGCACCGACGACCTCAACGCCTTTCTCTGGTCCAGCCTGGTGACCGCCGCTGCAGGCATCGCCATGGTCATACCCGGGCGCCCCAAGGATGCACAACTGCGCCCGCGCGACATGTACCTGCTGACCACTGGCAGCTGGCTGGTGGTATGCATCTTCGCCGCTCTGCCGATGGTGCTGATTCACCACATCAGCTACACCGATGCCTTTTTCGAGACCATGTCCGGCGTTACTACCACAGGCTCAACCGTGCTGGCAGGCCTGGACCACGCCTCACCCGGCCTGCTGATCTGGCGCTCGATGCTGCAGTGGCTGGGTGGTATCGGCTTTATCGGCATGGCGGTGGCGATTCTGCCACTGCTGCGGGTCGGTGGCATGCGCCTGTTCCAGACCGAATCCTCCGACTGGGGCGAGAAGGTCATGCCGCGCTCGCACATGGCGGCCAAATACATCCTGTTTATCTACCTGAGCCTGACCCTGATCGGCTTTCTCGGCTTCTGGCTGGCCGGCATGACGCCCTTCGATGCGATCAATCATGCAATGACTTCGATCTCCACTGGCGGCTACTCGACCTCGGACTCATCGCTGGCCAACTGGAGCCAACCGGCTGTGCACTGGGTGGCGGTGGTGCTGATGATTTTCGGCGGTCTACCCTTCACCCTCTATGTCGCGACCCTGCGCGGCAACCGCAAAGCGCTGTTCAAGGACCATCAGGTACGCGGCTTTCTCGGCTTTCTGCTGGCCACCTGGCTGGTGTTCGGCACCTGGCTATGGCTGCACTCGGATAACAGCTGGCTGGATGCGTTTCGCATCGTCGCGGTGAATGTCACCTCGGTGGTCACCACCACCGGTTTCGCCCTCGGCGACTACACCACCTGGGGCAGTTTCGCCGTGCTGCTGTTCTTCTACCTGACGTTTGTCGGCGGCTGCTCGGGCTCAACCTCCGGCGGTCTGAAGATCTTTCGCTTCCAGGTGGCCTATGTGCTGCTGCGGGCCAACCTGCAACAACTGGTGCACCCGCGCGCGGTGATCAAGCAGCAGTACAACAATCACAACCTCGATGAAGAGATTGTCCGCTCGCTGATCACCTTTTCGTTTTTCTTCACCATCACCATCGGCGTGATCGCCCTCGGCTTGACCCTGCTTGGGCTGGACTGGGTAACTGCGCTGACCGGCGCAGCGACGGCGGTGTGTAACGTAGGCCCCGGTTTGGGCCCGATCATCGGCCCGGCGGGCAACTTCTCCAGCTTGCCAGATGCGGCCAAATGGCTGCTGACCATCGGTATGCTGCTCGGCCGCCTGGAAATTCTGACCGTATTGGTGCTGGTAACTCGGGCATTCTGGCGGCATTAA
- a CDS encoding TrkH family potassium uptake protein has product MAWPTLRIIAFINGIFLLTLAISMAVPMLTLMLFARPDELNAFLWSSLITFIAGIAMIAQGRPKDVQLRPRDMYLLTVSSWILVGLFAALPFMFSQHLGVTDAVFESMSGITATGATVLTGLDNMSPGILIWRSLLHWLGGIGFIAMAVAILPMLRIGGMRLFQTESSDRSEKIMPRSHMVAKYMIAAYLGISLIGCLALWTAGMGVFDAINHTMSAIATGGFSTSDQSLGKWTEPAVHWVTIVLMILGSVPFVLFASMLRGNYKALIRDQQVRGFLGILLSTWLLLGTWYYLSTELHWLEAIRHVAFNTTSIMTTTGFALGDYTLWGGFAGMLFFYLGFIGGCSGSTAGGLKIFRFQVAYVLLRANLMQLIHPRAVIKQQYNRHHLDEDIVRSILTFSFFFTITIAVLALGLTLCGLDWITALSGAASTVSGVGPGMGPIIGPAGNFSSLPDTAKWLLTFGMLLGRLEILTVLVLMLPAFWRH; this is encoded by the coding sequence ATGGCTTGGCCGACCTTACGGATCATCGCGTTTATCAATGGCATTTTTCTTCTGACACTGGCGATCAGCATGGCCGTTCCCATGCTGACCCTGATGCTGTTTGCACGGCCTGACGAACTCAACGCCTTTCTCTGGTCCAGCCTGATCACCTTTATCGCGGGCATCGCGATGATTGCCCAAGGCCGGCCCAAGGATGTGCAGTTACGCCCACGCGACATGTACTTGCTGACGGTGTCCAGCTGGATACTGGTAGGGCTTTTCGCTGCCCTGCCCTTTATGTTTTCCCAGCATCTGGGCGTGACCGACGCAGTGTTCGAGAGCATGTCGGGTATCACCGCCACTGGCGCGACCGTCCTCACCGGGCTGGACAACATGTCGCCGGGCATTCTGATCTGGCGCTCGCTGCTGCACTGGCTCGGCGGCATTGGCTTTATCGCCATGGCCGTGGCGATTCTGCCCATGCTGCGGATCGGTGGTATGCGCCTGTTCCAGACCGAATCATCAGACCGCTCCGAAAAGATCATGCCGCGCTCGCATATGGTCGCCAAGTACATGATTGCCGCTTATCTGGGCATCAGCCTCATTGGCTGCCTGGCACTCTGGACCGCTGGTATGGGCGTATTCGATGCGATCAACCACACCATGTCAGCCATCGCGACCGGCGGGTTTTCCACCTCGGACCAATCGCTGGGCAAATGGACCGAGCCGGCGGTGCATTGGGTCACCATCGTGCTGATGATTCTCGGCAGCGTGCCGTTCGTGCTGTTTGCCTCAATGCTGCGCGGCAACTACAAGGCGCTGATCAGAGACCAGCAGGTACGCGGCTTTCTCGGCATTTTGCTGAGCACCTGGCTGCTGCTCGGCACCTGGTATTACCTGAGCACCGAACTGCATTGGCTCGAAGCTATTCGCCACGTGGCGTTTAATACCACCTCAATCATGACCACGACTGGCTTTGCCCTCGGCGATTACACGCTGTGGGGCGGCTTTGCCGGCATGCTGTTCTTCTACCTGGGCTTTATCGGCGGCTGCTCGGGCTCAACCGCAGGCGGGCTGAAGATTTTCCGTTTCCAAGTCGCCTACGTGCTGCTCAGGGCCAACCTGATGCAGCTGATCCACCCGCGCGCGGTGATCAAGCAGCAGTACAACCGCCATCACCTGGATGAAGACATCGTTCGTTCGATCCTCACCTTCTCGTTCTTCTTCACCATCACCATCGCCGTACTGGCCCTGGGCCTGACCCTATGCGGCCTGGACTGGATCACCGCACTCAGCGGCGCAGCCAGCACCGTCTCCGGCGTAGGCCCTGGCATGGGCCCGATCATCGGGCCGGCGGGCAACTTTTCCAGCCTGCCGGACACCGCAAAATGGCTGCTGACCTTCGGCATGCTGCTCGGCCGCCTGGAAATCCTCACCGTACTGGTGCTCATGCTGCCGGCCTTCTGGCGACACTAA